GTTTTCTAATGCAGGAATATTTACTGCATTTTTGATGTGGTCTATTTTATAACTTTTTTCATCCCTTAAATCAATAATTACTAAATTTGGATTTTTAATATTATCTTGAAGCCATTTTACATTAACAATTGAGGGTATTTCTTTTTCTAATGTTTCTGTTGTTGAAGCAAAAATAAGGTTTATAAAAATAAGTGGCAATATAAGTAGTTTCTTTATCATAAGAGACTCCTTTAGTAATCTAAGAGTTTAATATTGCCATAAAATTAATTAAAAATTATAAATTAATTAATTATTTAAAGATAAATTAAGTATTTAGGTCAAATTTATAACCAATCCCTTTTATATTAATAATTGAATCTTTACCTAATATTTTTCGTAAATTTTTAATATAAGTTCTAATAGTAGTATCAGTTGGTGTTTCATCATAAACCCAGTTATTTAGCGCTATCTCTTCAATAGATACAGCTTTATTTGAGTGTTTTAAAAGATATTCAAATACTTTTGCTTCTGTTTTTGAGAGTTGAGTATGCTTTTCTTTTATAGAAATGATTTTTGAAGCATAACTATATAAAATAGAGTCATTAATTTTTTCTATCTCTTGAGAGTCTATTTTTCTTAGTCTTTTTATATTATCAATTCGAAGTTTTAGTTCACTTAGATGAAAAGGTTTTCTTATATAATCATCAGCTCCCACATTAAAGCCAGTTTCCATATCTTTTGTTGTGTGAAGAGAAGTTATAAAGATTGTTGGAATATCCATAGAGTTTTCTTTTATATTTTTTAGTAAATCAAAGCCATTTATAGAAGGAACATTCACATCTAGAATAAGTAAATCAAAGTGTTGTTCAAAAATAAGTTCATAAGCTTCTTGTCCATCATATGTAGATATAACTTCATACTTTAGCTCTTCTAAAAACTCTTCAATAATTTCATGTAATAAAGTATCATCTTCAAGTAGTAATATTTTCATTTTTTAACTCCCTGACAAAAGTATATAAACTACACGTGTAAGTTATGTGGAAAATGTTATAATCAAATTTCAAAAGGAGTATACCATAGATTTAACAAGAAGTGAAAAAGTAACCTTTATTAGATTTTTATCATTATATTTAGGAGCTTCCTTTATTTTATTACTCTTATTATCACTATTATATTATCAAAATGAAAAAACACTTCATTTGGATTTAGCTAAAACAAAAATGGAGAATATCTCTTCTCAAATTTCTTCAAAAATCATTTTTGCTCATATGATGGATAGAGAGTTAGATATTGATGAATATTTACAAATGCAAGGTTATGAAATAGCTTTCTATGATAAAGATGGGAATAAAATTTTAGGTAATTCTACTGGAAAGACAAAACTAGAAAAAGGTTTTTATCAAGATAATAATAGTTATGTTCTTGTTGATAACTCTACTTTTGGACATCTAGGAGTTTTTTATATAGTTATAAAAGAGAAACTTTTTATTACCCTTGTTGAAAATATTAAAAGCAAAATATTAATAGTATTTTTAATCATCTACTCTTTAATTTCTATTGTTGGCTATTTTTTAGCAAAACTCTTTATTAAACCTATAAAAGATGAAAGAGAAAAGTTAAATAACTTTATTAAAGATACAACCCATGAATTAAATACTCCAATTAGTGCTATTTTAATGTCATCAGAGAGTAAAGAACTTACTTCAAAGCAGTTAGAAAGAGTTAAATTAGCAGTTCATAGAATTTCTGAGATTTATAGTGACTTAACATATATCTTTTTAGAAGAGAAAGATGAAAATAGAGTAATCTCAGAACTTGAATTAAAAGCTGTGATTGAAGAGCAATTAAACTATTTTGAGGTAATAGCACAAAAAAAGAAAATTAATATCTCTTTAGACCTTGAAGAGCTTAGATATAAAATAGATAAAAATGATTTTATAAGACTTTTCAATAATATTCTTTCAAATGCAATAAAATATAATAAAAAAGAAGGAAAAGTCTCTATTCTTTTAAAAGATAAAACTTTGAGTATTAAAGATACGGGAATAGGTATTGAGAAGAAAAAAGTTGATGATATTTTTAATAGATATTATCGTGCTACAACAGAGCAAGGTGGCTTTGGAATAGGGCTAAATATTGTTCAAAACATTTGTAAAGCCTATAATATAACTTTCAAAGTTGATTCCCAGTTGAAAAAGGGTACGACCTTTACTTTCACTTTTTAATTTCCACACACACTCCATAAATAATAACTACACTTCTTGAAACTTATTCAAGGAGAAAACATGAAACTATTGAAAATATTTTCAATAATAGCACTTTTAATAGGTGTTTTAAATGCCCAGCCAATTGATTTAACAGGTTCAAAAAATGGTTATGATATTACACTAAAATCAGAAAAGTCTTTAGTTGTAGGAGATAACTATTTTTATGTAACTTTAGCAAAAGATGGGCAAGCAGTTACTGATGCAAAAGTAAAAGCTAAATTTTTTATGCCAGAGATGCCAGGAATGCCATATATGGAATATGAAGGGAAGGCACAATTAGTTGATGGAAAATATAAACTATTAATCAACTTATCAATGAGTGGTACATGGCAGTATCATCTAATGTTTAAAACTGCTGATGGAAAAGTTCATAAAATTAGATCAAGTGTGAATTTATAATGATTAAGCAATCTCTTATTCTCATCCTTTTTTCAAGTCTCATTTTTGCGAAGAGTATAGATAAAGTTGTAGATGAAGCTTTAATAAAAAATAGTTCTTTACAAGCAATGGAACAAACTATTGCCTCTGCAAAAGAGCAAATTGATTTAGCTTCAAAATGGGAAAATCCTGTATTGAGTTTAGGTGCTACTGATATTCAATTTGATGATATTTCAAAAAGAGATTTAGAAGCAATGCAAGCTCAATTTATAGGTTTAACTCAAACTATCCCTTTGGGTGAGAAAAAAGAGATTGAACAAGATATTGCAAGAAATGATTATGAGCTTTCAAAGCTTTTATTAGAAGATAAAAAACTTGAATTAAGAGCAAAAATCTATGAGTATATTTATAATATAAAATTACTTGATGAAAGAATAGCTCTTTTTTCAGAGTTAAAACAAAATGTTAATGAACTACAAAAACTTTTAGAAGAGTTTTATAAATATAATAAAGCTAGTCAAATTGATATTATAAAAGTTCAAACCTTATATGTAGAATTAGATATAAGTGAAAGAAAACTTATTAATACTCAAACTACAATGAAATTAAAATTAGAACAACTTACATATTCAAGTTATAAAGATATTGATATTAGTACAGAGTTAGAAGAGATTGTTTTAGAAAAAAATTTCGATAATCATCCAAAACTTTTACAAATAAAAAAGAATATAGAGAAGTTTGATAATACTTCACTATATGAAAAAGAGAAAAAAAATTCAGATATTAAATTATCAGTAAACTATTTTCAAAGAGATAGTAAATATGAAGACTATCTAAATGTTAGTGTTGCAATTCCACTTTCTGTTTATGGAAGTGAAGATATAAAAGCAAAAAAAGCAAAACTAAAAGCAAATGAGTTTAAAAATCTTTTAGAAGATTCAAAACTACAATTTAAAAATCAAATTAGTATTTTACAAGATAATATTAATAATGCACTATATTCATATGAAAAATTAAATGAAAGCATTATTCCAAAATACAATCAAATTCAAAGAACACTTGAAAGTTATAATAGATTTTCATCTTTAAAGCAAATTGATTCAAAACAGCTGATTAGAAATCTTAATGAATTAATCAACTATAAATTAAAAGCAATTGATGAAAAACAGACATATTTTACAAATTTTT
This sequence is a window from Halarcobacter bivalviorum. Protein-coding genes within it:
- a CDS encoding response regulator transcription factor, whose translation is MKILLLEDDTLLHEIIEEFLEELKYEVISTYDGQEAYELIFEQHFDLLILDVNVPSINGFDLLKNIKENSMDIPTIFITSLHTTKDMETGFNVGADDYIRKPFHLSELKLRIDNIKRLRKIDSQEIEKINDSILYSYASKIISIKEKHTQLSKTEAKVFEYLLKHSNKAVSIEEIALNNWVYDETPTDTTIRTYIKNLRKILGKDSIINIKGIGYKFDLNT
- a CDS encoding sensor histidine kinase, which produces MENVIIKFQKEYTIDLTRSEKVTFIRFLSLYLGASFILLLLLSLLYYQNEKTLHLDLAKTKMENISSQISSKIIFAHMMDRELDIDEYLQMQGYEIAFYDKDGNKILGNSTGKTKLEKGFYQDNNSYVLVDNSTFGHLGVFYIVIKEKLFITLVENIKSKILIVFLIIYSLISIVGYFLAKLFIKPIKDEREKLNNFIKDTTHELNTPISAILMSSESKELTSKQLERVKLAVHRISEIYSDLTYIFLEEKDENRVISELELKAVIEEQLNYFEVIAQKKKINISLDLEELRYKIDKNDFIRLFNNILSNAIKYNKKEGKVSILLKDKTLSIKDTGIGIEKKKVDDIFNRYYRATTEQGGFGIGLNIVQNICKAYNITFKVDSQLKKGTTFTFTF
- a CDS encoding FixH family protein, with the translated sequence MKLLKIFSIIALLIGVLNAQPIDLTGSKNGYDITLKSEKSLVVGDNYFYVTLAKDGQAVTDAKVKAKFFMPEMPGMPYMEYEGKAQLVDGKYKLLINLSMSGTWQYHLMFKTADGKVHKIRSSVNL
- a CDS encoding TolC family protein, with product MIKQSLILILFSSLIFAKSIDKVVDEALIKNSSLQAMEQTIASAKEQIDLASKWENPVLSLGATDIQFDDISKRDLEAMQAQFIGLTQTIPLGEKKEIEQDIARNDYELSKLLLEDKKLELRAKIYEYIYNIKLLDERIALFSELKQNVNELQKLLEEFYKYNKASQIDIIKVQTLYVELDISERKLINTQTTMKLKLEQLTYSSYKDIDISTELEEIVLEKNFDNHPKLLQIKKNIEKFDNTSLYEKEKKNSDIKLSVNYFQRDSKYEDYLNVSVAIPLSVYGSEDIKAKKAKLKANEFKNLLEDSKLQFKNQISILQDNINNALYSYEKLNESIIPKYNQIQRTLESYNRFSSLKQIDSKQLIRNLNELINYKLKAIDEKQTYFTNFSNSIYFTKVKK